Proteins from a single region of Phycisphaeraceae bacterium D3-23:
- a CDS encoding response regulator — MRTQTRPDVLVVDDEQRLRDVLVRGIVQMGFVCDGAPSGEEALRMLREKPRGVAIIDLNLPGIQGMELFEQVRRGWPATQVIVLTGFGDLDTAQQAIRLDVVDFLTKPTHLGELEQALSRAWQRIDTATPPEETVTLPRRAAPPEEVGEDEDDTDGAANGPADDAESPDALGLGEDTLPADASLDELERHHILQTLARHDGNRRQTADALGISLRTLYYRLNRYQEEGLL, encoded by the coding sequence ATGCGAACCCAGACCCGGCCCGACGTATTGGTGGTGGACGATGAGCAGCGGCTGCGTGATGTGCTGGTGCGCGGGATCGTGCAGATGGGGTTTGTGTGCGACGGCGCGCCGTCGGGCGAGGAGGCGCTCAGGATGCTGCGCGAGAAGCCGCGGGGCGTGGCGATCATCGACCTCAACCTGCCGGGCATCCAGGGGATGGAGCTGTTCGAGCAGGTCCGCCGGGGCTGGCCCGCGACGCAGGTGATCGTGCTGACGGGCTTTGGCGACCTCGACACCGCGCAGCAGGCGATCCGCCTGGACGTCGTCGATTTCCTCACGAAGCCCACGCACCTGGGCGAACTCGAACAAGCGCTCTCGCGCGCCTGGCAGCGCATCGACACCGCGACCCCGCCGGAGGAGACGGTGACGCTCCCGCGCCGCGCTGCGCCCCCGGAAGAAGTGGGTGAGGATGAAGACGATACGGACGGCGCGGCGAACGGCCCGGCCGACGACGCCGAATCCCCCGATGCGCTCGGGCTGGGCGAAGACACCCTCCCGGCCGACGCCTCGCTCGACGAGCTCGAACGCCACCACATCCTCCAAACCCTCGCCCGCCACGACGGCAACCGCCGACAAACCGCCGACGCCCTGGGCATCAGTCTGCGGACCCTGTACTACCGCCTGAACCGGTATCAGGAGGAGGGGTTGTTGTAG